A DNA window from Spirochaetota bacterium contains the following coding sequences:
- a CDS encoding long-chain fatty acid--CoA ligase, translating to MFEKFNLTKPDNLVDLFEQSVKKYPDRPCLGTKNRDGDYEWVTYREMGRRIDNLRGGLAAIGLKKGDAVGIIANNCVDWAVGHFAVAGINAMYVPMYEAELVHVWEYIIRDSAVKILFVSKPEIYEKVKDFPSKINTLEKIYLLRGDGENTMAALERIGEKNPVAAVRPAPEDVAVLVYTSGTTGDPKGVLLMHGNWTSNHHARVVAYPNFNPDDRTVSHLPWAHCYGLGELHTFTAVGGSLGFLESPATIVEDMAKIRPTFLISVPKIFNKVYDTIVTRVNDAGGAKKVLFDMGVRAAKKRRALAEEGKSSAIANFQFNLINKIVFQKIRDLFGGRLEGSVTGSAAMNPDISKFFFDIGIPLYDVYGLSETTPGITGNTPTRYRIGSVGRPLDKIRVVIDRSVVEPGATDGEIVVYGPNVMKGYHNKPGATAEIMTPDGGIRTGDRGRLDEDGFLWITGRIKDQFKLINGKYVFPAAMEEDICLNHYVQNAMVHGAGCEYNVCLIVPDFAALEGFAEKNNLAKDPAFLVENESVKAMITGEVLENLKKKYGGYEIPKKFLLVAEPFTLENGMLTQTMKVKRRIVTEKYKDRIMALYRE from the coding sequence ATGTTTGAAAAGTTCAACTTAACCAAACCGGATAACCTGGTCGATCTCTTTGAGCAGAGCGTGAAAAAGTATCCCGACAGGCCCTGCCTGGGGACCAAGAACAGGGACGGCGACTATGAATGGGTCACCTACCGCGAGATGGGACGTCGCATCGACAACCTCAGGGGCGGCCTGGCGGCCATCGGCCTGAAAAAAGGCGATGCCGTGGGGATCATCGCGAATAACTGCGTCGACTGGGCGGTGGGGCATTTCGCAGTCGCCGGCATCAACGCGATGTACGTGCCGATGTACGAGGCGGAGCTCGTCCACGTGTGGGAATACATAATCAGGGACAGCGCGGTGAAGATACTCTTCGTCTCGAAACCGGAGATATACGAAAAGGTGAAGGACTTCCCCTCGAAGATCAACACCCTTGAGAAGATTTATCTCCTGAGGGGCGACGGTGAAAACACCATGGCCGCCCTCGAGCGGATCGGCGAGAAGAACCCGGTGGCGGCGGTCCGTCCCGCCCCGGAGGACGTTGCCGTCCTCGTGTACACCTCGGGGACGACGGGAGATCCGAAGGGCGTACTCCTGATGCACGGGAACTGGACCAGCAACCATCACGCGCGGGTGGTGGCCTATCCCAACTTCAACCCGGATGACCGCACCGTGTCCCATCTTCCCTGGGCGCATTGCTACGGCCTCGGCGAGCTGCACACCTTCACGGCGGTCGGCGGATCCCTCGGCTTTCTGGAGAGCCCGGCGACCATCGTCGAGGACATGGCCAAGATCAGGCCGACCTTCCTCATATCGGTGCCGAAGATCTTCAACAAGGTCTATGACACCATCGTCACCAGGGTCAATGACGCCGGCGGCGCGAAAAAGGTTCTCTTCGACATGGGCGTCAGGGCGGCAAAGAAGAGACGCGCCCTGGCCGAGGAGGGGAAATCGAGCGCCATCGCGAATTTCCAGTTCAACCTTATCAATAAGATCGTGTTCCAGAAGATACGGGACCTCTTCGGCGGCCGCCTGGAGGGATCGGTCACCGGCAGCGCCGCCATGAATCCGGATATCTCGAAGTTCTTTTTCGACATCGGCATTCCCCTCTATGATGTGTACGGCCTTTCGGAAACGACCCCGGGCATCACCGGCAATACGCCGACCCGCTACAGGATCGGAAGCGTCGGCAGGCCCCTGGATAAGATCAGGGTGGTCATCGACCGGTCCGTGGTGGAGCCCGGCGCGACGGACGGCGAGATCGTGGTATACGGGCCCAACGTCATGAAGGGATACCACAACAAGCCGGGGGCGACCGCCGAGATCATGACGCCGGACGGCGGCATCCGCACCGGCGACCGGGGGCGCCTGGACGAGGACGGCTTCCTCTGGATAACAGGCCGGATAAAAGACCAGTTCAAGCTCATCAACGGGAAGTACGTCTTCCCCGCGGCAATGGAGGAGGATATCTGCCTGAACCATTACGTGCAGAACGCCATGGTCCACGGCGCCGGCTGCGAATACAATGTCTGCCTCATCGTGCCTGATTTCGCGGCCCTCGAGGGCTTCGCGGAGAAGAACAATCTTGCAAAGGACCCGGCGTTCCTGGTGGAGAATGAATCCGTTAAGGCCATGATCACCGGAGAAGTGCTGGAAAACCTGAAAAAGAAATATGGCGGTTACGAGATCCCGAAAAAATTCCTCCTTGTGGCAGAGCCCTTTACCCTTGAAAACGGGATGCTGACCCAGACCATGAAAGTAAAGCGCCGTATCGTCACGGAAAAGTACAAGGACCGGATCATGGCGCTGTACCGGGAATAG
- a CDS encoding GNAT family N-acetyltransferase: MNIRRAESRDRDDVSRLHVMAGPNVYKYFFACDDEGAFAINSLLFDAPETFSSMQYYHVCESLGGVQGAIGMFPGKDHESMNRNVGRHIRDIIAITGYGALPKMILRGRLGRRMPALCEDELYIEALAVYPEYRGRGLSSAMLKYAFEESARLGLPLVSLYAEINNESAIAIYRSKGFRVADTLELPSRYRKHNLFGFHKMVSPV, encoded by the coding sequence ATGAATATACGCAGGGCGGAATCGCGCGACCGGGACGATGTGAGCAGGCTTCACGTGATGGCGGGCCCCAACGTGTATAAATATTTTTTCGCCTGCGATGATGAGGGAGCCTTCGCCATAAACAGCTTGCTGTTTGACGCGCCGGAGACCTTCTCGTCGATGCAATACTATCATGTGTGCGAGTCCCTCGGGGGCGTTCAGGGCGCCATCGGCATGTTTCCGGGAAAGGATCATGAGTCCATGAACAGGAATGTGGGACGCCATATCCGTGATATCATCGCCATCACGGGGTACGGCGCGCTTCCTAAAATGATCCTGCGGGGCCGGTTGGGCCGACGAATGCCCGCCCTCTGCGAGGACGAGCTGTACATCGAGGCCCTGGCTGTTTACCCGGAATACCGCGGCCGCGGTCTATCATCGGCCATGCTGAAGTACGCCTTCGAGGAAAGCGCGCGCCTGGGGCTGCCGCTGGTGTCCCTATATGCCGAGATCAACAACGAAAGCGCCATAGCCATATATCGGAGCAAAGGCTTCCGGGTGGCGGATACCCTTGAGCTCCCAAGCCGCTACCGTAAACACAACCTCTTTGGCTTCCATAAAATGGTCTCCCCTGTCTGA
- a CDS encoding fructose-bisphosphatase class III, with amino-acid sequence MASKMSLTDIHDTIRELTLIESELERNINTTMWISDTHGAGERFTTILKGRFGLIWRTAQEALSKNFSNEKLDYLDKVIQSERYLPVSDGFSMERQDVISALVKIIRYKVEDITDFDLIRSDINMDLKVVIENLILGFHVPNLVYENEFIADKVITAVAKIVKQVILGQLVVLGDVFDRGDEPDKILRILMSPSIRPYVKFVWGNHDILWMGAAAGNKSLIAEALRISVRYDNLAFLERLGINLDKLKAFAEKLYPGQITGLFKAKMEISKKMEKTLAMIQFKLEEKTIKQFPELQMESRLNLEKFVEMLKKNETEGLTDTHFPTLDLDRPLELTPEEDDVINDLVRQFTSSPKIKDLMKYLFEDGKLSHINNYILNIHALIPSTEEGKFDKLFGKKGRELLNYIETMVKNVGRRYLEGAEQDPFELAVMFYLWCGPKSPFFGKHAMKTFERYFFKDKATHKEKTLHWGENLKKKEFMDLIMEEFGAERIVYGHTPVDILKGEKISSPDGRSINIDGGFSEAYLGRGHSLIHTPYSLYAIILPSLDEIREAKYASLKFEEIAKFEKPVKIKDVFKGTELQKRRDELQKKLRDYMKKTR; translated from the coding sequence ATGGCCTCCAAAATGAGCCTCACGGACATTCATGACACCATCAGGGAACTTACGCTGATCGAATCCGAGCTTGAGCGCAACATCAACACCACCATGTGGATCAGCGACACCCACGGCGCCGGGGAGCGCTTCACCACGATCCTGAAGGGACGCTTCGGCCTCATATGGAGAACGGCCCAGGAGGCCCTATCGAAGAATTTCTCCAATGAAAAGCTCGATTATCTCGACAAGGTCATCCAGAGCGAGCGGTACCTTCCCGTAAGCGACGGGTTCTCCATGGAGCGGCAGGACGTCATCTCCGCCCTGGTGAAAATAATCCGCTACAAGGTCGAGGACATCACCGATTTCGACCTGATCAGGTCGGACATCAACATGGACCTGAAGGTCGTAATCGAAAACCTCATCCTCGGCTTCCATGTCCCCAACCTCGTGTATGAAAACGAGTTCATCGCGGACAAGGTGATCACGGCCGTGGCGAAGATCGTGAAGCAGGTCATCCTGGGCCAACTGGTGGTCCTGGGCGACGTCTTCGACCGGGGGGACGAGCCGGACAAAATTCTCCGCATACTCATGAGCCCGTCGATCCGGCCCTACGTGAAGTTCGTCTGGGGCAACCATGACATTCTCTGGATGGGCGCCGCCGCGGGCAACAAGTCCCTCATCGCCGAAGCTCTTCGCATCAGCGTGCGCTATGACAACCTGGCCTTTCTGGAGCGCCTCGGCATCAACCTGGACAAGCTCAAGGCCTTCGCCGAAAAGCTCTATCCCGGCCAGATCACCGGCCTCTTCAAGGCGAAGATGGAAATATCCAAAAAAATGGAAAAGACCCTGGCCATGATCCAGTTCAAGCTCGAGGAGAAGACCATCAAGCAGTTCCCGGAGCTGCAGATGGAATCGCGCCTGAACCTGGAAAAATTCGTTGAGATGCTGAAGAAGAACGAGACCGAGGGGCTCACCGACACCCACTTCCCGACCCTTGACCTCGACAGGCCCCTGGAGCTCACGCCGGAAGAGGATGACGTGATCAACGACCTGGTGCGCCAGTTCACCTCGAGCCCCAAGATCAAGGACCTGATGAAATACCTTTTCGAGGACGGCAAGCTCTCCCACATCAACAACTACATCCTGAACATTCACGCCCTCATCCCCAGCACCGAGGAAGGGAAGTTCGACAAGCTCTTCGGCAAGAAGGGCCGCGAGCTCCTGAATTACATCGAGACCATGGTGAAGAACGTGGGGCGGCGTTATCTCGAGGGAGCGGAGCAGGACCCCTTCGAGCTCGCGGTGATGTTCTACCTCTGGTGCGGGCCGAAATCGCCCTTCTTTGGAAAGCACGCCATGAAGACCTTCGAGCGCTACTTCTTCAAGGACAAGGCCACCCACAAGGAAAAGACCCTGCACTGGGGCGAAAACCTCAAGAAGAAGGAGTTCATGGACCTCATCATGGAGGAGTTCGGCGCGGAGCGGATCGTGTACGGCCACACGCCGGTGGACATCCTGAAGGGTGAAAAGATCTCGTCCCCGGACGGGCGGTCCATCAACATCGACGGCGGCTTTTCCGAGGCGTACCTGGGCCGGGGCCATTCCCTGATCCACACGCCCTACTCGCTCTATGCCATCATCCTGCCGTCCCTGGACGAGATACGGGAGGCAAAGTACGCGAGCCTCAAGTTCGAGGAGATTGCCAAGTTCGAAAAACCGGTAAAAATCAAGGACGTATTCAAGGGAACCGAGCTTCAAAAAAGGCGGGATGAGCTTCAGAAAAAACTCCGGGATTATATGAAAAAAACACGGTAA
- a CDS encoding metallophosphoesterase, producing the protein MHGYVTRTNIAAILTAAIIAAAGCVEPQQMPANEIKVVILGNTSPASPFTGYAEKLEYVYQAINQENPMMVIHTGNIIHGGVESMGITRKDINRQYEIFQQQKKVLRPIIYILAGEKDLYNKSLDLFRQYTGEKLYYSFNYGNIHFIILHVLSKDHRVEGEQMKWLLRDLEVNRYAAAIFVFTHYPVLSSPQSGIRYQGGDEIHKLFVQYPVKAVISGSVKNSYDFEKDGIRYAAAGCYGFNYEDWHWSYSQYYVAAYDGARFTLKGVRVNFPGNAYRPKIMKDDPEKKN; encoded by the coding sequence ATGCACGGATATGTAACGAGAACAAACATCGCCGCCATTCTTACCGCGGCAATCATCGCGGCGGCAGGCTGCGTCGAGCCGCAGCAGATGCCCGCCAATGAGATCAAGGTCGTCATCTTGGGCAACACCAGCCCCGCCTCCCCCTTTACCGGGTACGCGGAAAAACTGGAGTACGTATACCAGGCCATCAACCAGGAAAACCCGATGATGGTCATCCACACCGGCAACATCATCCACGGCGGCGTCGAATCGATGGGCATCACCAGGAAGGATATCAACCGTCAATACGAGATCTTCCAGCAGCAGAAGAAAGTGCTGCGCCCCATCATCTATATCCTCGCGGGCGAGAAGGACCTGTACAACAAATCCCTTGACCTGTTCAGGCAGTACACCGGGGAAAAGCTCTACTATTCCTTTAACTACGGCAACATCCATTTCATCATCCTTCATGTTCTTTCGAAGGACCACCGCGTCGAAGGGGAGCAGATGAAATGGCTCCTTCGCGACCTGGAGGTCAACCGGTACGCCGCCGCCATATTCGTGTTCACGCACTACCCGGTGCTGTCGTCGCCGCAGAGCGGCATACGGTACCAGGGCGGCGACGAGATCCACAAGCTCTTTGTCCAGTACCCGGTCAAGGCGGTCATATCGGGGAGCGTGAAAAACAGCTACGACTTCGAGAAGGACGGCATACGCTACGCCGCGGCGGGATGCTACGGCTTCAATTACGAGGACTGGCACTGGAGCTACAGCCAGTATTATGTCGCCGCCTATGACGGCGCCAGGTTCACCCTTAAGGGGGTCCGCGTCAATTTCCCCGGCAACGCCTACCGGCCCAAGATCATGAAGGACGATCCTGAGAAAAAAAATTGA